One genomic window of Acyrthosiphon pisum isolate AL4f unplaced genomic scaffold, pea_aphid_22Mar2018_4r6ur Scaffold_306;HRSCAF=726, whole genome shotgun sequence includes the following:
- the LOC103310963 gene encoding uncharacterized protein LOC103310963, which translates to MSTNRIKFNTYKNSETLYKPKFMVNDKVRISKYKHVFSKGYTPNWAMEIFTVSKVLQTNPVTYQLKDESGSIILGGFYEQEIKLTDFQNTFLIERIVKKVGNEMLVKWLGFDSSQNSWISSSDILK; encoded by the coding sequence ATGAGTacaaacagaattaaatttaatacatataaaaattctgaaacaTTGTACAAACCAAAATTTATGGTTAACGATAAAGTACGAATATCTAAGTATAAACATGTATTTAGTAAAGGATATACACCAAATTGGGCAAtggaaatatttacagtttcaaaagttttacagACAAATCCAGTAACTTATCAACTAAAGGATGAATCAGGTAGTATAATTTTAGGTGGTTTTTATGaacaggaaattaaattaactgattttcAAAACACCTTTCTCATTGaacgtattgtaaaaaaagttgggAATGAAATGCTTGTTAAATGGTTAGGTTTTGATTCAAGTCAAAATTCATGGATATCATcatcagatattttaaaataa